A genomic window from Lotus japonicus ecotype B-129 chromosome 1, LjGifu_v1.2 includes:
- the LOC130731315 gene encoding transcription factor MYB4-like, translating to MAKTPCCERMGMKKGPWTAEEDHILISHIQTYGHGNWRALPKQAGLLRCGKSCRLRWINYLRPDIKRGKFSKEEEDTILKLHQLLGNRWSTIAARLPGRTDNEIKNFWHTHLKKRVERGEVHAANTSSHTLQDGSGTLLAMPQVLAVDASNAASIVNYGSTSGKNPPCDTSGETMGNHGSNQISEEMEFWYNIFIKSGQPS from the exons ATGGCAAAGACTCCTTGTTGTGAGAGGATGGGGATGAAGAAGGGACCTTGGACTGCTGAGGAAGATCACATATTGATTTCTCATATTCAAACATATGGCCATGGAAACTGGCGTGCTCTTCCTAAACAAGCAG GTTTGTTGAGGTGTGGGAAAAGTTGTAGGCTTCGATGGATAAATTACTTGAGACCAGATATCAAACGAGGGAAATTcagcaaggaagaagaagataccATCCTAAAGCTACATCAACTTCTAGGAAATAG ATGGTCTACTATTGCGGCAAGATTACCAGGACGAACAGACAATGAAATTAAGAACTTTTGGCATACACATTTGAAGAAGAGGGTGGAGAGAGGTGAAGTGCACGCAGCCAATACCTCTTCACATACCTTGCAAGATGGTTCAGGCACTCTATTAGCTATGCCACAAGTACTAGCTGTGGATGCATCAAATGCTGCTTCTATTGTCAATTATGGTTCTACCTCAGGGAAGAATCCACCTTGTGATACTTCAGGAGAAACCATGGGCAATCATGGTTCCAATCAGATCAGTGAAGAAATGGAATTTTGGTACAACATATTCATCAAATCAGGACAGCCATCATGA
- the LOC130731314 gene encoding protein CHLOROPLAST J-LIKE DOMAIN 1, chloroplastic, with translation MALSISTTLHYPKFSFSRNNFRPKLPTSLRFPTEKPWSGVKITCAAASAAGSSNPGGESNPYEVLGVSPIEKFDTIKATYSRKRKEAEMMGDEETASRLEKAYDKIMMSQLSNRKKGVTFGSFKVSKDIKYADKQPIIPWGPRFAKSSKNDIRINLAISAIFTAWVYVKRIAEYKPLQFLAFAFVYRLFEKLKSFESPVTSTYNEEGEDTGEGLRMGKRLLRSLALVFGCIAFSSLGYTFILNIIEFAGGFIPATLYNSQELIITTSSAVMLHILASYYR, from the exons ATGGCTCTGTCAATCTCAACCACACTGCACTACCCTAAATTCAGCTTCTCTCGTAACAACTTCCGTCCCAAACTTCCAACCTCTCTCAG GTTTCCCACCGAGAAACCATGGAGTGGTGTGAAGATTACATGTGCTGCTGCTTCTGCAGCAGGAAGCTCCAACCCTGGCGGTGAATCAAACCCTTACGAG GTTCTAGGTGTAAGCCCTATTGAGAAGTTTGATACAATCAAGGCAACGTATTCGAGAAAGAGAAAGGAAGCTGAGATGATGGGTGATGAAGAAACTGCTTCCAGA CTGGAAAAGGCATATGACAAAATCATGATGTCTCAATTGTCTAATCGGAAAAAGGGTGTGACTTTTGGATCATTTAAG GTTTCAAAGGATATCAAGTATGCTGACAAGCAGCCAATTATACCTTGGGGGCCAAG GTTTGCTAAATCAAGTAAAAATGATATACGGATCAACTTGGCAATATCTGCGATTTTT ACAGCTTGGGTCTATGTGAAGCGCATTGCTGAATATAAACCGTTGCAGTTTTTAGCCTTTGCTTTTGTTTATAGGCTTTTTGAAAAGTTAAAATCCTTTGAATCTCCTGTAACCTCCACATATAAC GAAGAGGGTGAAGATACAGGAGAAGGACTGCGTATGGGAAAACGATTGTTAAGATCACTGGCCTTGGTTTTCGGATGTATAGCCTTTTCATCCTTG GGATACACTTTCATTTTGAACATAATTGAGTTTGCCGGTGGTTTTATTCCTGCTACACTTTACAACAGTCAG GAGTTGATAATCACCACATCATCTGCAGTTATGCTCCATATTTTGGCATCTTATTACAGATAG
- the LOC130732753 gene encoding uncharacterized protein At5g08430-like, translating to MDDKETYEYFFKAYWEGVRVKEGFKNGVNSSALPNCSKSRSSLCSEGEEEKQNDSRPSDSNGDHTSKNTPTKRKRHNYGKSKSFVLGRNCSEGEEETQNESGSSDSDGDHSRKNKPTKRRYNSRKRKSFLLSEGEEERQNESRSSDSDGDHSGKNKSTKRRYNSRKKKSFLPNRNCSEGEEEKQNDLRSSDSNGGKNKPAKQKRNNVVEFVGWGSKPLVSFLESIGKFETERMAIWDVKKIILDYIKEKNLVHPGNGSKFLPDEILFPIFGKKVMAKSQVSSTLEKHIVEKVDDSARNTKDDQNGNCSKDKNHRAQTVSSGSKLSGLIGKSLLKKGDIYIKYSCFAAIIAKNIKLVYLKQSLVMKFSEQPESFKGKVVGTFVRAKVNSNDHKPMKSYNLVRVIGVVHDEVHNGILLQVSFIPEAISISELSDEDFTEKECEDLKQKVEDSKLQKLTVKELQEKAEILHEDITKHRIATRLVHLQNQIDRANLTGRGRDKMKLIDERENLKKPCTQEKLLKSVPSVSPELIEAKYIESDED from the exons ATGGATGACAAAGAAACATATGAATATTTTTTCAAGGCATACTGGGAAGGTGTGAGGGTTAAAGAAGGCTTCAAGAATGGTGTTAACTCTTCTGCACTGCCCAATTGTAGCAAGAGCAGAAGCTCTCTTTGCAGTgaaggtgaagaagaaaaacaaaatgacTCAAGGCCATCTGATAGTAATGGGGATCACACCAGTAAGAATACCCCCACCAAACGGAAGAGGCACAACTATGGAAAGAGCAAAAGTTTTGTGCTTGGTAGAAATTGTAGTGAAGGTGAAGAAGAAACACAAAATGAATCAGGGTCATCAGATAGTGATGGAGATCACTCCCGTAAGAATAAGCCCACCAAACGGAGGTACAATTctagaaagagaaaaagttttTTGCTTAGTgaaggtgaagaagaaagacaaaaTGAATCAAGGTCATCGGATAGTGATGGAGATCACTCCGGTAAGAATAAGTCCACCAAACGGAGGTACAattcaagaaagaaaaaaagttttCTGCCTAATAGAAATTGCAGTgaaggtgaagaagaaaaacaaaatgacTTGAGGTCATCAGATAGTAATGGAGGTAAGAATAAGCCGGCCAAGCAGAAGAGGAACAATGTAGTGGAGTTCGTGGGATGGGGATCAAAACCACTCGTTAGCTTCCTTGAATCAATAGGAAAATTTGAAACAGAACGAATGGCGATATGggatgtaaaaaaaatcatattggaCTACATTAAGGAGAAAAATCTTGTGCACCCCGGAAACGGTAGTAAATTCCTCCCTGATGAAATATTGTTTCCAATATTTGGAAAGAAAGTTATGGCTAAAAGTCAGGTATCTTCTACACTAGAGAAGCACATTGTGGAGAAAGTGGACGATTCGGCTAGGAATACAAAGGATGATCAAAATGGAAACTGTTCTAAGGACAAAAATCATCGTGCCCAGACAGTGTCCTCAGGAAGCAAATTGTCAGGCTTGATTGGAAAATCCCTATTAAAGAAGGGggatatatatattaaatatagcTGCTTTGCAGCAATTATTGCCAAGAACATAAAACTTGTCTACCTGAAACAGAGTTTGGTGATGAAGTTTTCCGAACAGCCTGAAAGTTTCAAGGGTAAGGTTGTTGGAACCTTCGTCAGAGCAAAAGTGAATTCCAATGATCATAAGCCAATGAAGTCATACAATCTTGTGCGAGTTATAG GTGTTGTACATGATGAAGTGCATAACGGAATTCTCTTGCAAGTTTCCTTCATACCTGAAGCCATTTCCATTTCTGAGCTCTCTGATGAAGACTTCACAGAG AAAGAATGCGAGGATTTGAAGCAAAAAGTGGAAGACAGCAAGCTTCAAAAGTTGACtgtt AAGGAGCTTCAAGAAAAGGCTGAAATTCTTCATGAGGATATAACAAAGCAT CGGATTGCAACACGCCTAGTCCATCTGCAAAATCAAATTGACCGTGCAAATCTCACAGGACGAGGAAGAGACAAGATGAAATTGATAGATGAAAGGGAAAATCTTAAAAAACCATGTACACAAGAAAAACTGTTGAAGAGTGTGCCATCAGTTTCCCCTGAGCTTATTGAAGCAAAATACATTGAGTCTGATGAAGATTAG